From a region of the Nonlabens dokdonensis DSW-6 genome:
- the metF gene encoding methylenetetrahydrofolate reductase [NAD(P)H]: MKITKHIQKATKPLFSFEIIPPVKGKSIKQLYDNIDPLMEFKPPFIDVTTSREEFIYLEKENGLLEKRLTRMRPGTLGICASIQNRYHVDTVPHLLCGGFTKQETEYLLVDCQYLGIDNVMALRGDARKEERRFEKTTDGHEYAIDLVKQIQKLNEGSYLHEVIEITCDVDFCIGVAGYPEKHEESPSMKSDLKRLKEKVDAGADYVVTQMFFDNQKYFEFVKCARAAGIQVPIIPGIKPLATKKHLNLLPQTFNLDLPETLVEAVESCKNNKEVRQVGVEFCIEQCKELLAHDVPVLHFYSMGKSDNIESIARAIF; the protein is encoded by the coding sequence ATGAAAATTACCAAACATATACAAAAGGCTACAAAGCCACTTTTTAGCTTTGAGATCATTCCGCCAGTGAAGGGAAAGTCTATAAAACAATTGTACGACAACATCGATCCTTTGATGGAGTTTAAACCACCATTTATTGATGTAACAACCTCACGAGAAGAGTTCATTTATCTAGAAAAAGAAAACGGATTGCTTGAAAAACGACTGACTAGAATGCGTCCTGGAACTCTTGGAATATGCGCTTCTATACAAAACAGGTATCATGTAGATACTGTGCCGCACTTGCTTTGTGGTGGTTTTACTAAGCAGGAAACCGAGTATTTGCTAGTCGATTGTCAGTATTTAGGAATCGATAATGTCATGGCTTTACGTGGCGATGCACGAAAAGAGGAACGTCGCTTTGAAAAGACTACTGATGGACATGAGTATGCCATCGATCTAGTAAAGCAAATTCAAAAGCTTAATGAAGGAAGTTATTTGCATGAAGTAATTGAGATTACTTGCGATGTCGATTTCTGTATAGGTGTTGCCGGCTATCCAGAAAAGCATGAGGAATCGCCATCTATGAAAAGCGATCTTAAAAGGCTTAAAGAAAAGGTAGATGCCGGCGCAGATTATGTGGTCACACAAATGTTTTTTGATAATCAGAAGTATTTTGAGTTTGTAAAATGTGCACGTGCAGCAGGAATTCAAGTTCCTATTATTCCAGGAATTAAACCGCTAGCGACTAAGAAACATTTGAATCTCTTGCCACAAACCTTTAATTTAGACTTACCAGAAACTCTTGTTGAAGCTGTCGAATCCTGTAAAAATAATAAAGAGGTAAGACAGGTAGGAGTCGAGTTTTGTATTGAGCAATGCAAAGAACTTCTCGCGCACGATGTTCCAGTATTACATTTTTATAGCATGGGCAAAAGTGATAATATTGAGTCAATTGCAAGAGCTATTTTTTAA
- a CDS encoding acyloxyacyl hydrolase encodes MFKTCLGLLICLAFAKAVTAQTTEEFPKVATLDASFLYGSILEHNPDIAHLITDHPTGILLSYNRKTFGEEEWQSRFGFPDWGFSAAYQDMKTYELGEAYSAYAHYNFHFFNRNFQLRIGQGLAYVTKPFDEIENPRNNAYGSTITSTTYLNAVYRKENIVKGLGFHAGATIIHYSNANVRAPNNSTNTWFFQAGLNYTLNKENIPEFKIWEKRKYSEPIHYNFVARTGFNESDYRGSGQFPFYDFSFYADKRINIKSSLNAGTEVFISEFLKEYRDYQANSFLEEGITGDENFQRVGVFIGHELHLGKTSVLTQFGYYVYWPIPFESRIYNRMGLQRRLTDHVFASLTLKSHGAAAEGVSFGIGYRL; translated from the coding sequence ATGTTTAAAACGTGTTTAGGTTTATTAATTTGTCTCGCTTTCGCGAAAGCGGTTACCGCACAAACTACAGAAGAATTTCCAAAAGTGGCAACGCTAGACGCCTCTTTTTTATATGGTTCGATATTAGAACACAATCCGGATATCGCACACTTAATCACTGATCATCCTACAGGAATTTTATTGAGTTACAATCGCAAAACCTTTGGTGAAGAAGAATGGCAATCTAGATTTGGGTTTCCAGATTGGGGTTTTAGTGCGGCTTACCAAGACATGAAAACCTACGAGTTGGGTGAGGCTTACAGCGCTTATGCTCATTATAATTTTCATTTTTTCAATCGTAATTTCCAATTGAGAATAGGTCAAGGGCTTGCTTATGTGACAAAGCCTTTTGATGAGATTGAGAATCCGCGAAACAATGCTTATGGTTCTACGATTACAAGTACTACTTACCTCAATGCGGTTTACAGAAAAGAGAATATTGTAAAAGGATTAGGTTTTCACGCTGGCGCAACTATCATTCATTATTCTAATGCAAATGTGAGAGCACCTAATAATTCTACAAACACTTGGTTTTTTCAAGCTGGATTGAACTATACGTTGAATAAAGAAAATATTCCAGAATTCAAGATTTGGGAGAAAAGAAAATATTCTGAGCCTATTCATTACAACTTTGTTGCAAGAACTGGATTTAATGAAAGTGATTACCGTGGTAGTGGACAGTTTCCGTTTTACGACTTTTCATTTTATGCCGATAAAAGAATCAATATTAAGAGTAGTTTAAATGCAGGAACAGAAGTTTTTATAAGTGAATTTCTTAAAGAATATAGAGACTATCAGGCTAATAGTTTTCTAGAAGAAGGAATTACTGGCGATGAAAACTTCCAGCGAGTGGGCGTTTTTATAGGTCATGAATTGCATTTGGGTAAAACCAGTGTTTTGACACAATTCGGTTATTATGTGTATTGGCCTATACCATTTGAATCTCGTATTTATAATAGAATGGGATTGCAAAGAAGACTTACAGATCATGTTTTTGCAAGTTTAACGCTCAAATCTCATGGCGCTGCGGCTGAAGGTGTGAGTTTTGGAATAGGATATAGATTATGA
- a CDS encoding head GIN domain-containing protein, producing the protein MNYKFTQAFYWPSLLLILFVISCDSEDGLNCTQAAGDFIEQEYELESFDKILVFERLKLTVKDGPIQKVVVKTGENLLNDVDVTVNDGRLEVVNNNGCNLVRDYGITEVVVTSPNITEIRSSTGEDVRSEGVLGWDNLTLLSNDGPEEDFYHSTGDFRLQLDVLNLTINTNKLSNFYLSGTVENADFNWDEGDGRLIANDLIIQNAQIFHRGTASWNVDVRENISGIINGYGDVILKSRPTTVDVQETWQGRLVIDN; encoded by the coding sequence ATGAATTATAAATTTACTCAAGCATTTTACTGGCCGTCATTACTATTGATATTGTTTGTTATCTCCTGTGATTCAGAAGATGGTTTGAACTGTACTCAAGCTGCTGGTGACTTTATCGAACAAGAATATGAGTTAGAGTCTTTTGATAAGATCTTGGTTTTTGAACGTTTGAAACTGACCGTAAAAGATGGACCAATTCAAAAAGTAGTGGTAAAAACTGGAGAGAACCTTTTAAATGATGTGGATGTTACCGTAAATGATGGTAGACTAGAAGTCGTTAATAATAACGGCTGCAACCTTGTTAGAGATTATGGAATCACCGAGGTTGTAGTCACGTCGCCCAATATTACTGAGATAAGATCCAGTACTGGAGAAGACGTGCGGTCAGAAGGTGTTTTAGGCTGGGATAATCTAACGTTACTTTCTAACGATGGCCCAGAAGAGGATTTTTATCATTCTACGGGAGATTTTAGATTGCAACTGGATGTTCTAAACCTTACTATCAATACTAATAAACTAAGCAATTTCTATCTTTCAGGAACTGTAGAAAATGCCGATTTCAATTGGGATGAAGGCGATGGAAGGCTGATTGCAAATGATCTAATTATTCAAAATGCGCAGATCTTTCATCGTGGGACAGCTTCTTGGAATGTGGACGTAAGAGAGAATATATCTGGGATCATAAATGGTTACGGCGATGTTATCTTGAAATCAAGACCTACCACCGTGGATGTTCAAGAAACCTGGCAAGGAAGATTGGTTATTGATAACTAA
- a CDS encoding DUF2911 domain-containing protein, with protein sequence MKKYILLLAVILSTSSLYAQEFSPVDKSPMDAAFFPADAAKRAFRKGVTEPKIRVLYGRPSLKDRNIFTTEDKKKDGITVYGKSWRLGANESTELLLMQDAMIGDKLVKAGRYSIVVTPTEKEWTFHINSENDGWGNYSHKPELDVVTVSVPVTMDSESLEQLSITMYSPNKDNTVHLKTGWGKYRTELPIVLK encoded by the coding sequence ATGAAAAAATACATTTTATTACTTGCGGTAATCTTATCTACTTCATCACTTTACGCACAAGAATTTAGTCCTGTAGATAAAAGCCCGATGGATGCTGCATTCTTTCCTGCAGATGCTGCAAAACGTGCCTTTAGAAAAGGTGTTACTGAGCCTAAAATTAGAGTTCTTTATGGCAGACCTAGCTTAAAAGATAGAAACATATTTACTACTGAAGACAAGAAAAAAGATGGCATTACTGTTTACGGTAAGTCCTGGAGATTGGGTGCCAATGAAAGTACAGAGCTATTGTTGATGCAAGACGCAATGATAGGCGATAAACTAGTTAAAGCTGGCCGTTATTCTATCGTAGTAACTCCTACAGAAAAAGAATGGACGTTCCATATCAATTCAGAAAATGACGGTTGGGGAAATTATTCTCACAAGCCAGAACTTGATGTGGTAACGGTTTCCGTTCCTGTAACTATGGATAGTGAAAGTTTGGAGCAATTAAGCATTACCATGTATTCTCCTAATAAAGACAACACAGTTCACCTTAAAACTGGATGGGGAAAATACAGGACAGAACTTCCTATCGTATTGAAATAA
- a CDS encoding type II toxin-antitoxin system VapC family toxin: MSGNKLFLDTNIILYLLNGDQTLAELLDGKQLYISVITELELLAFKGIATSEEEVISEFISQCKTISINKTVKEETIRIRKSYGTKLPDSIIIATALYLDFPLITADVEFKKVEELTLVLYENN, from the coding sequence ATGAGTGGAAATAAGCTCTTTTTAGATACAAACATTATTTTGTATCTCTTAAACGGAGACCAGACATTGGCTGAACTGCTAGATGGTAAACAATTATATATTTCGGTAATTACAGAGTTGGAATTACTAGCTTTTAAAGGTATTGCTACTTCTGAGGAAGAAGTCATTAGTGAATTTATATCTCAATGTAAAACCATTTCTATTAATAAGACTGTAAAAGAAGAAACTATAAGAATACGCAAATCCTACGGAACTAAACTTCCTGATAGCATTATAATTGCAACTGCGTTATATCTAGATTTTCCTCTTATTACAGCTGATGTTGAATTTAAAAAAGTAGAAGAATTAACACTTGTGCTTTACGAGAATAATTGA
- a CDS encoding tRNA pseudouridine synthase A has protein sequence MNPGPFAQNNRQFFLIKLQYLGFRFHGWQKQPNNIPTVERMVLRTLRYVFDHSNFKVLAAGRTDAKVSVNETWIELFLDDSKELEPDSFLADFNQNLPSDIRALEIEKTGKDFNVIQAPKIKEYIYLFSHGEKFHPFCASMMVYMKSELDIEIMQTAARLFEGTHDFWSYTYKPSETTETTSTIESCYIEKNELFTANFFPEESFVFRVTGAGFKRHQVRLMMGMLIDLGMHKLTLEEFVETLDGSKKIHLSHIAPSSGLMLYKSEFL, from the coding sequence ATGAATCCAGGACCTTTTGCTCAAAATAACCGTCAGTTTTTCCTGATCAAGCTGCAATACCTAGGTTTTAGATTTCATGGCTGGCAAAAACAACCCAACAACATCCCAACAGTAGAACGTATGGTATTGAGAACCTTGCGTTATGTTTTTGATCATTCTAATTTTAAAGTTCTTGCCGCTGGAAGAACAGATGCAAAAGTATCGGTAAATGAAACTTGGATTGAATTATTCCTAGACGATTCTAAAGAGTTAGAACCAGATTCATTCCTAGCCGACTTTAATCAGAATTTACCTAGCGACATTAGAGCGTTAGAAATTGAGAAGACAGGCAAAGATTTTAATGTCATTCAAGCTCCTAAAATTAAGGAATACATTTATCTTTTTTCGCATGGAGAAAAGTTCCATCCGTTTTGTGCATCTATGATGGTATATATGAAAAGTGAGCTGGATATAGAAATCATGCAAACGGCAGCTCGATTATTTGAAGGAACACATGACTTCTGGTCGTATACTTATAAACCTTCTGAAACCACAGAAACTACCTCAACTATTGAAAGCTGTTACATTGAAAAGAATGAGCTTTTTACCGCAAACTTTTTCCCAGAAGAAAGTTTTGTTTTCAGAGTGACAGGAGCAGGATTTAAGCGTCATCAAGTACGCCTTATGATGGGAATGTTGATTGATTTAGGAATGCACAAACTTACTTTAGAAGAGTTTGTAGAGACATTAGATGGTAGCAAAAAAATACATCTTTCTCATATCGCACCATCTAGTGGTTTGATGCTTTACAAAAGTGAGTTTTTGTAA
- a CDS encoding HD domain-containing protein, with protein sequence MTQQQIIDKTVEFVKNTLKNAEGGHDWFHIERVWKNAKLIAQNEKCDRVIVELGALLHDIADSKFHDGDETVGPKVAREFLESLEVPEDVILHIENIIKYISYKGGHQSKNFTSIELDVVQDADRLDAIGAIGIARTFNYGGFKNRAIYNPEIAPDLNMTKEQYKKSTAPTINHFYEKLLLLKDLMNTETGKKIAQQRHYFMQDFLDQFYAEWNGEK encoded by the coding sequence ATGACCCAACAACAAATCATAGACAAAACCGTAGAGTTTGTAAAAAACACCTTAAAAAATGCTGAAGGTGGACACGACTGGTTCCACATAGAACGAGTTTGGAAAAATGCCAAATTGATCGCGCAAAACGAAAAGTGCGATCGTGTCATCGTAGAATTAGGAGCACTTCTCCATGATATAGCCGACTCAAAGTTTCACGATGGTGATGAAACCGTTGGCCCAAAAGTAGCACGAGAGTTTCTGGAGTCTCTTGAAGTTCCAGAAGATGTAATTCTCCACATAGAAAATATCATCAAATACATTTCTTATAAAGGCGGTCATCAAAGCAAAAATTTTACCAGTATAGAATTGGACGTAGTTCAAGATGCTGATAGACTGGATGCGATAGGTGCCATAGGAATCGCGCGTACTTTTAATTATGGAGGTTTTAAAAATAGAGCTATCTATAATCCTGAGATTGCTCCAGATTTAAACATGACTAAAGAACAGTACAAAAAAAGCACTGCGCCCACTATCAATCATTTTTATGAGAAACTGCTATTGCTTAAAGACTTAATGAATACTGAAACTGGTAAGAAAATCGCACAGCAACGTCACTACTTTATGCAGGATTTTTTAGATCAGTTTTATGCCGAGTGGAATGGTGAGAAATAA
- a CDS encoding GbsR/MarR family transcriptional regulator yields the protein MKLEEGRSKFIQAWGSLGSSWGISKSMAQIHALLLSHPDGLSTDEIMEEVQLSRGNVNTNVRELINWRLVRKETVLGERKEFFIALHDVHSIAQNIMEERKRRELEPVRRLLNELKAAKLEGNKEEIEHFQTLISDLSDFVSQMENLTNLMTKINSNNYMKKLIKAIS from the coding sequence ATGAAATTAGAAGAAGGTAGATCAAAATTTATTCAGGCTTGGGGTTCTTTAGGAAGCTCTTGGGGAATATCTAAATCCATGGCGCAAATCCATGCACTGCTGCTTTCTCATCCTGATGGATTAAGTACGGACGAGATCATGGAAGAAGTCCAGCTTTCTAGAGGTAACGTGAATACAAACGTACGCGAGTTGATCAACTGGAGATTGGTAAGAAAAGAAACCGTTCTTGGAGAACGTAAAGAATTCTTTATAGCACTTCATGATGTACATTCTATTGCGCAAAATATTATGGAAGAGCGCAAAAGAAGAGAGCTGGAACCGGTGAGACGATTACTTAACGAGCTCAAAGCCGCCAAACTTGAAGGTAACAAAGAAGAAATTGAACATTTTCAAACTTTAATTTCTGACCTATCTGATTTTGTAAGCCAAATGGAGAACTTAACTAATCTAATGACTAAAATAAACAGCAACAACTACATGAAAAAGCTGATCAAAGCGATCTCGTAG
- a CDS encoding TIGR01777 family oxidoreductase: MFPFLWKGLGIGSILMKKVVIAGGTGFLGIALKNYFEAKGFVVISLSRSATTQKFTQSAVEVRKRNKDTTYWNGKDLGEWTKHLEDAEVLINLAGKSVDCRYTDKNKAAILNSRIDSTRILNLAIEQAIHKPKVFLNASTATIYVHSETTINTEETGVIGDDFSMNIAKSWEKEFYATEIPSVRKIALRTSIVLGKNGGAFPKLKTITRLGMGGKQGRGDQFISWIHIHDFCKVLDFLINSNVSGSVNITSPNPKTNKDFMSDLRKQLGVSIGISQPVWLLELASTIINTETELLLKSRYVYPQRLLDAGFQFEHETVEDCLKELVS, encoded by the coding sequence TTGTTCCCTTTCCTTTGGAAAGGGTTAGGGATAGGCTCTATTCTCATGAAAAAAGTTGTTATCGCTGGTGGAACCGGCTTTTTAGGAATCGCTCTCAAGAATTATTTTGAGGCAAAAGGGTTTGTTGTGATCTCGCTTTCAAGGAGTGCAACGACGCAGAAGTTCACACAGAGCGCAGTCGAAGTGCGAAAGCGGAACAAAGACACCACTTACTGGAACGGTAAAGATCTAGGTGAGTGGACCAAGCATCTAGAAGATGCTGAGGTATTGATCAATCTAGCGGGAAAATCAGTGGATTGCCGTTATACCGATAAGAATAAAGCTGCGATTTTAAACTCACGTATTGACAGCACGCGCATATTAAATCTGGCTATAGAACAAGCTATCCATAAGCCAAAAGTATTCCTTAATGCAAGTACAGCGACTATTTATGTACATTCTGAAACGACCATAAATACAGAAGAAACTGGCGTGATAGGTGATGATTTTTCTATGAATATAGCCAAATCATGGGAGAAAGAATTCTATGCTACTGAAATACCTAGTGTGCGTAAAATTGCACTTCGTACTTCTATCGTTCTCGGTAAAAATGGTGGCGCTTTTCCAAAACTAAAAACCATCACAAGATTAGGAATGGGTGGCAAGCAAGGTCGTGGCGACCAATTTATAAGCTGGATTCATATCCATGACTTTTGTAAAGTCTTAGATTTTTTGATCAACTCTAACGTATCTGGATCTGTAAATATCACCTCACCAAATCCTAAAACCAACAAAGATTTTATGAGTGATTTACGAAAACAGTTAGGTGTTTCTATAGGTATTTCGCAACCAGTTTGGTTACTTGAATTAGCTAGCACCATCATAAATACAGAAACCGAATTGCTGCTAAAAAGCAGATATGTATATCCGCAGCGATTGTTAGATGCTGGTTTTCAATTTGAACATGAAACGGTTGAGGATTGTTTAAAGGAGTTAGTTTCTTAG
- a CDS encoding RDD family protein: MEYASLSDRIKALVIDQIILIVTMFMTSEVLGNFENVPTYLRFILFVSYFFLYEPVSIAFFKGTIGQQFINIRVENEKGNAVNFFAAVLRMIIKYSLGWISLLTVHGDSRKQAIHDNLVNSLVLRN; the protein is encoded by the coding sequence ATGGAATACGCCAGCTTATCGGATAGAATAAAAGCTTTGGTAATTGATCAGATTATCCTTATCGTTACAATGTTTATGACATCCGAAGTATTGGGTAATTTTGAGAATGTCCCCACATACTTGAGATTCATCCTTTTTGTATCCTATTTCTTTCTTTACGAGCCTGTTTCTATCGCTTTTTTCAAAGGCACGATAGGACAGCAGTTTATTAATATAAGAGTTGAAAATGAGAAAGGTAACGCCGTCAACTTCTTTGCAGCTGTTTTAAGAATGATCATCAAATATTCCCTTGGATGGATTTCCCTACTTACCGTGCATGGTGACTCTAGAAAACAAGCTATTCATGATAATCTAGTTAATTCCCTAGTTCTAAGAAACTAA
- a CDS encoding M1 family metallopeptidase, producing the protein MKRFRIIIIAAVLLGSSQITNAQLLQNKKQFTRQDSLRGSITPERVWWDLVRYDLDVKVEPEKKFISGSNTVTYTVLESQQVMQIDLQEPMKITKVLGNNKELSVTREGNAHFITLEKEQNAGAKNSIQIFFEGNPRQAKNAPWDGGFSWKKDSNGKHFIATSNQGLGASVWWPCKDHMYDEPETGMTIAITIPQGLTAVANGRLTDESSKDDGTKTFVWLVENPINNYGVNINIGDYANFSEVYEGEKGPLDMNYYVLKDNLEKAKEHFKDAPKMMEAFEHWFGPYPFYEDSFKLVEVPYLGMEHQSSVTYGNKYVKGYLGNDLSGSGWGMKFDFIIIHEAGHEWFANNITNKDIADMWIHESFTAYSESLFLDYHYGRQASGEYVIGTRRSIRNDRPLIGQYDVNHEGSGDMYYKGANLLHTLRTITNDDKKWREILRGLNSDFYHQTVTTAQIENYIADKMGMDLKPVFDQYLRDVRVPVLEYAMVKKKMHYRWTNVVDGFEMPIQILIDGKSEWITPSTKIQKLKLPNSKAVLEVVEDFYVDYKLQNKLD; encoded by the coding sequence TAAGAGGTTCTATCACTCCAGAACGTGTTTGGTGGGATTTAGTTCGCTATGATTTGGATGTGAAAGTGGAGCCAGAAAAGAAATTTATTTCAGGTTCTAATACGGTAACTTATACAGTTCTTGAATCACAGCAAGTCATGCAAATCGATCTTCAAGAACCTATGAAGATTACTAAAGTATTAGGCAATAACAAAGAGTTATCGGTAACTAGAGAAGGAAATGCTCACTTTATAACTCTAGAAAAAGAACAAAATGCAGGCGCAAAAAACAGCATACAGATATTCTTTGAGGGAAATCCACGACAGGCAAAAAACGCTCCTTGGGATGGTGGTTTTTCTTGGAAGAAAGATAGCAATGGCAAACATTTTATAGCTACTTCTAATCAAGGATTAGGTGCTAGCGTGTGGTGGCCATGTAAAGATCATATGTACGACGAGCCAGAAACTGGAATGACCATCGCTATAACTATACCGCAAGGATTGACAGCTGTTGCTAATGGTCGACTCACTGATGAATCTTCTAAAGACGACGGAACCAAAACTTTTGTATGGCTGGTAGAAAACCCTATTAACAACTATGGTGTGAATATCAACATAGGTGATTATGCAAATTTCTCTGAGGTCTATGAAGGAGAAAAAGGACCTCTAGATATGAATTACTATGTTCTTAAAGACAATCTAGAAAAAGCCAAGGAACACTTCAAAGATGCTCCTAAAATGATGGAAGCTTTTGAACATTGGTTTGGTCCTTATCCGTTTTATGAAGATAGTTTCAAACTCGTAGAAGTTCCTTATTTAGGAATGGAGCACCAAAGCTCAGTTACTTATGGTAACAAATATGTAAAAGGTTATTTAGGCAATGATCTTTCTGGTAGCGGTTGGGGAATGAAATTTGATTTTATCATTATTCATGAAGCAGGACACGAGTGGTTTGCAAACAATATTACTAATAAAGATATAGCCGACATGTGGATTCATGAAAGCTTCACAGCTTATTCAGAAAGTTTATTTTTAGACTACCATTATGGAAGACAAGCTAGCGGTGAGTATGTCATTGGAACACGTCGCAGTATTAGAAATGACCGACCTCTTATAGGTCAGTATGATGTGAATCATGAAGGCTCTGGTGACATGTATTATAAAGGAGCTAACCTTTTGCACACGTTAAGAACCATAACTAATGATGATAAGAAATGGAGAGAAATTTTACGCGGTCTCAATTCAGATTTTTATCATCAAACGGTTACAACCGCACAAATAGAAAACTATATTGCTGATAAAATGGGAATGGATTTAAAACCTGTTTTTGATCAATACCTGAGAGATGTGCGTGTTCCCGTTTTAGAGTATGCCATGGTAAAAAAGAAAATGCATTACCGCTGGACCAATGTAGTAGATGGTTTTGAGATGCCTATCCAAATATTAATTGATGGAAAAAGCGAATGGATAACACCTTCAACTAAAATTCAAAAGCTGAAATTGCCTAATTCAAAAGCAGTTCTTGAGGTGGTTGAAGATTTCTACGTGGATTATAAATTGCAAAATAAACTGGATTAA